TTGATTTGGTCTCTCCCTGAACTGGAGAAGTACAGGTAACTGCAGCTCCTGTATCACTAAATGAAGCCGTAATACCCGATTGTCCCGAACACTGTCTGTTCCAGAAAAGAGCTGATGATCCAACCGGACTTTCAATACCAATCGCCAATTGGCTTACACTTGGATGGGTAACCGCTGGAGTCACTTTTATTTTGGTAATGGTTCCCGTATTATTAACCATTAAAGGAATTGTTATTCTTGGAGCTGATATACCGCTACCGCCTGGACCGTCTGTAATGGCTACAGGACCTCCGCTATAGGTATAAGTATTACAAATTTCACCTGTCACATTATAATCAATCACAAAACTAGGGCTTACTGCATAATAGATGTTATCCACTGCTTCAATCAAAATATAAGCATTGGACGAAGTAGAACCAACAGGAATCGTTATTTGTTCATTACCATCATTAGGGGTATTAGCGGCAATAATACTAAATGTCTTTCCACCATCTTTAGATAATTTGATATTTACATTTGCTGTATTCACCGGCGCTGTATTTGTACCGGCAACATTCCAGGTAATATTCACAGTTGCACCGGAGCTCAATGACTGACCAAACACCGGAGCTGTTACCTGAAAAGGTCCTGATACAGCATCCACGGTTATTACCATTCCATCTTTTGAAACTTGTGGCTGTAATGGATTATTATTTCTTACAGTAGCTGCAAAATTAAGATTCCTAGCTACACTTGATACACTTTCCCAACGGGTTGATAAAACACCGGCCAATACTTTATTGAAATCCGGAAAATATCTTACTAATGAGTTTACCGGAGGAAAAGATCTGAAAGTAGGGCCTGTTGGCTTTGCAGGGTAAGCTGAGGAAATATCTCCCGCTCCAATTTGAGCCGCTGCGGCCTGATCTGTTTGCTCCCAGTTATAGGTATAAGAAATAGTATTAACATCGTTAGTAGATGCTTTTAAAACAAATGCTGTTGATTTAGGAATTGTATAATCGAGTCCGGCATTAATAGTAGGAGCAGGATCTATAAAAGGGGTATTAGTTCCACAGCTTAGGCTGTTTAATTTAGTTCTGATCTGGGTGATACTATTGGTATGATAATAATCGTTAGAATTAAACTGAACATCAGAAGCCGTAGTAATTCCGGTATATGCCATTATGGTACTTCCGCTTCCAGGTTCTACTTTTTGATCTGCCTGCGAAGATCTGTAGGTATAAGAATGTCCGGCTCCCAGCTGATGCCCCATTTCATGAGCGACATAGTCTATATCAAATTTATCTCCTTCCGGAAAATTGTGAGCAGTCCATCCTCCTCCTTTTGAGCTACTCCCACAAATAACTCCTACGAAGGCAGATCCGTTACCGCCTTTCTTATCAATCAGATGTCCCATATCATAATCTTCAGTAGGGATTCTTGCTGATATCTGGGCATGGGCTTCGCTAGGGCCACCATTGATATAAGGATCAGATGCAGGATCTAAGAAAATGATAGTTTCATTATTCGCAATCAGATTAAAATGAAAAGAAAGATCTTTTTCAAAAACACTGTTAAGACGGGTAAGACTAGCATTCATTGCGGCCAGAATTACAGCTTTCTTCTCTACATCTGTAGCTGTTGTAGGGGTTCCGGCTGCCGTTAAATGATACTGTGCATATTCTCCCGTACAGGATAATGCCAATCTGAAAATATTAAAACCAACTGCTTTTTTATTTACAGCATCGTTTTTTTTTTCGGTAGCGTTCTTCTCCACCTCCTCTACTGTGGAACATTCGAAAGGTTCTTTTTCCTGTCCTCTTCTTCCATTGGAATCAAAAACAGCATAAATTGTTCTGTCTTCAGTATAAGGTTCTATAAACTCTGATATCCCGGAACGGGTAATCATAGAAGAAAATCCTACAGGAGATAAACTAAATCTTAAATAGACACTTGGATCTTCCAATGCGGTACCTACATAAGATTTAATATCTGGATATTTTGCCTGTAATTCAGGAGCCATATTGGAAAACTCCCAAACTTGGAATTTTTCCAATCTCCCCTGGGCTGTAGGAAGAGAAATAATAGTTCCTTTTTGACTTGAAAAACGGGCCGGTACATTTTTTAAAAGCTGTTTAAGCTGATTGGCATCCAGAGAATAAAGTCCTGCAAATTCAAGCTTTTCCTGTGATTTTTTAACTTTTTGAGCCCGAAGTTCGGTTCTTGTCCACTGTGAAGACCCAAAGAAAGGAATTACCAGTGCAAAAATGAATAAATAATATTTCATAATCGTCATATTTTAATGTGTTTCACTAAGTTATAAAAAAAAACATTTGTTTTATATTTTTTCACAACATCATGAAAATATATTTTATTTCAATTAAAAACCAGGTTATCACAGGACTTTGCAAGATATATTTGGATGAAACTTTAAAAAATTTTTATCTTTGAAGTTTAGGAGCTGTAAAATGAAAATAAACTTACCTGATAAACTGTATTATTCTATAGGAGAAGTCGCTAAGGCATTCGATGTAAATACTTCATTAATACGATATTGGGAACAGGAATTTCCTATCATCAAACCTAAAAAGAATAGAAAAGGAAATCGTTACTTCACTCCTGAGGATATCAAAAACCTACAGATGATCTATCATTTGGTAAAAGAGAAGGGATACACACTTGATGGAGCCCGTGTTGCTTTAACTACCAACAGTAAGATTTCAGAAACCATTACTATCATTGACCGTCTCGAATTTGTAAAAGCCGAACTTTTAAAACTGAAAGAATCATTGGGTGATAGGGACACTGAGTAGTTTCTTCACCTTCCTTTAAATAATTCTACCCCAAAGAATATTAAGGTCTTAATTTTTAACAGACTGTACTTTTTATATTCTAATATCAACCATTACAACCTTCGTTATTGTGAAGTATGGTTTTTATCAATATGTTTATACTTTATATACACATGATGAGAAAAAACTATTACCAAAAACTGGCTTTTATGGTCATTGTATTGGCTATTCTATTAGCTTTTCAGAAATATACCCGAAAAGATAAGGAGCCTTTTTCGAAGATAAAATTCATTGCCGAAACTTCAGTTAATGTCAACTTAACAGATTTTGACCCCAATATTTTAAGTCCGGAACGTTGGCAAAAGCTCGGCTTTTCTGAAAAACAGGTATCTACTATTCTTAAATATAAAGACATTGTAGGCGGGACTTTTATATCAAAAGAACAACTGAAAAAATGTTATGCTATTTCAGATGAAAAATTTGAAGAACTGAAACCCTTCATTCTGCTTCCTGAAGCTTCTGAAAAGAATAATTCCCAACCTGCTAACAACTTTGATAAGAAAGAAATTAAGGTTTCCGGAAAGTTTAATCCAGATATGAAAACTGTCCGTGATTGGATTAAAATGGGATTCAGTGAAAAACAGGCGGAAGCTATTCTAAAATATAAAAACTATCTTGGAGGAAGCTTTATCAGTAAAGAAAAGTTCAGAGAATGCTTTATCATTTCTCCTGAAAATTATAATAAGCTGGAATCTTATTTACTGTTGCCGGCAAAAACTTCTGAGAACTTTAAAGCCTCTGGAGCCCGTTATCCTGAAAAGATAAAAATACAATATCATACTTTTGATCCGAACCGTCTGGATGTTGAGGGATGGCAAAAACTTGGTTTTTCTGAGAAACAGGCTCAGATTATTGTGAATTACCGCGATAGAAATCTCGGAGGTAGCTTTAAAGATATTGATGATCTACAAAAATGCTTTGTAATTTCTGCCGAGAAATTTCAGGAGATGAAACCTTTTATCAAGCTCAGTCCAGCGACTGTAAAGAAAGAAGAGAAACAGCAAGAAAAAACTGATTTCTCAAAAACAGATCTCAATACCATTACCTTTAAGCAGCTTATAGAGTTTGGACTGGATGAAAAGAGTGCCGGCTCTATGATTGGCTTTAGAAAAAAGCTGAGGGGATTTGTTAATAAACAACAGATTCTGGATACCTATAATATTGATAAGGAAGGGGTTCAAAAATTAATATCCATTGCCCCATTGGATACTTCCAGCGTTCCTAAATACACATTAACAGATGCTCCTGAAGAATGGTTGAAAGATCATCCTTATTTTAAATATTCTGCTGACAAAATTATCTTCTATCGCATCACCTATCCTGATGACAAGAAAATTTTGAAATTTCTGAAATTAAAACCTGAATATGAAGAAAAAATGAAATTATACTTAAAATAAAAACAAGTCATCCTTGCTTATATAAAACATTACCCATACGTCATAAAAAAAGTAGGAAAACCACTTCCTACTTTTTTATTGATAACTTATTAATTATTGAATCTTAATCAATTGTTTTACTTGAGTCTGTAAGCAAACCGTTTAATGCATTAAGCTCATCCTCGGTTAAGTCTCTCCATTTTCCGATTGGGAGATCCAGTTTGATATTCATGATACGAATCCTTTTCAGCTTTTTTACATCATAGCCCAAGTATTCACACATTCTGCGGATTTGCCTGTTTAAACCTTGGGTAAGAATAATTCTGAAATTCATTTCATCAATCTTCTCCACTTCACATTTCTTGGTCACAGTATCCAGAATAGGAACTCCGTTTCTCATTTTTTCCAGAAACCTTGGAGTGATCGGCTTGTCTACACGGACCAAGTATTCTTTTTCGTGATTATTTCTGGCTCGTAGAATTTTATTTACAATGTCACCATCACTGGTTAAAAGAATAAGTCCTTCACTGGGTTTATCCAGCCTTCCGATTGGAAAAATTCTTTTGGGGTGGCTGATATAATCTACGATATTATTCTTTTCACGTTTGGTATCTGTGGTACATACAATTCCTACAGGTTTATTGAAAGCAATATAAACTGGTTTTTCCTGCGGTTCTCTAATGGGCTTGCCATCTACTTCTACCAGATCTTCATCAGAAACTTTGGTTCCCAGTTCAGGAATTTTACCGTTAATTGTTATTCTTCCTTCTTCCAACAGCTTATCAGCTGCTCTTCTTGAACAGTAACCTACTTCTGATAAATATTTATTGATACGTGTCTTTTCCATGAATTCTTTCCGTAACCGGAATTATTTTATTCTCCTTGAAATCTAAAATCATTATTTAAAAACTGAGCTGTAGCATCTTCGATTTTATAATCTCCGATTTTTGTTCTTCTCAATTGTGTTAAATAAGCTCCTACTCCTAATTCCTGCCCAATATCATGAGCGAGACTTCTGATGTAGGTTCCTTTTGAACATCCCACTGTAAAGCTTATCAAAGGAAACTCTATTACAATATCTTTAAGATAATGAATGGTTGTTTTTCTGGACTTCATTTCCACTTCTTCTCCTGCTCTAGCCAGATTATAGGCTCTTTCACCATCAATCTTTATTGCAGAATAAACCGGTGGTTTCTGTTCGATTTCGCCAACGAATTTTTCCAATGCTTCTTTTACCTGTTCTTCAGTGATATGCGAAATATCCTGATGAAGGATTTCAGGCTTTTCAGTGTCGTAAGATTCAGTTTGTACTCCTATTTTAATCTCTGTCCAGTATTCTTTAGGAGCATCCTGAATTTCAGGAATTTTTTTCGTGAATTTTCCACAGCAAACAATCAGAAGCCCGGTTGCTCTTGGATCCAGGGTTCCTGCATGTCCGATTTTAAATTTTTTAGGAAGGTCAAACTCCCTTTTAAGTTTATATTTCATTTTATTGACAGCCTGGAAGGAAGTCCAGTCCAAAGGCTTATCCAATAAAAAAATGTATCCTGATTTCAGTTCTTCCGCCGTCATTAATGGATATATGAATGTTTTTTATTTAAAGAAATAAAAATAGATTAGTAAAGCAATTCCTACGAAAATACGGTACCATCCCCAAGGTCTGAAACCATATTTGTTAAGTACACCAATGAATGCTTTGATAGCAATAAGAGCTACAATAAATGCCACCACATTTCCTATCACGAAGATCATAATGTGATCCTGTGAAGCCATAATCATTTCATATCCTTTCTGTGGATTAGCCGTTTCTTTTCCCCATGTCTTTACAAAAACAGAATACACTGTTACCGCCAACATAGTAGGCACTGCAAGAAAGAAAGAAAATTCTGCAGCTGCTTTTCTGGTAAGTCCCTGTGTCATCCCTCCAATAATAGATGCTGCACTACGGCTTGTTCCCGGCATCATTGCCAGACACTGCCAGAATCCTATGGTTACCGCCTTTCTTATCGTAATTCCTTTTTCATCATCAATTTTAGGGTTTTTAAACCATTTATCAGCAAACAATAAAACTACTCCACCTAAAACCAATACTGAAGAAATAGCAATCTGATTTCCCAGAACGGCTTCAATTTTATCATCGAATAAATATCCTAATACCAATGCAGGAACTACTGCAAAGGCCAGTTTAAAATAAAACTGAATATTATTCAAATCGAAAAACTTCTTCCAATACGCCACTACAACTGACAAAATAGCCCCAAACTGAATGGAAACCTGAAACATTTTCAAAAATTCATCATCGGGCATTCCCAATAAATTGGCAGTGAATCCCATGTGTGCTGTAGATGAGATAGGAAGATATTCTGTTAATCCCTCTACAATGGCAATAATAATTGCTTTGATTAAATCCATATTCTTTTACAAAAATTAAAAGATTAAGAGATTGAGATATTTAAAGTACTGGACTCTAAATGTCTTAATCTCTTAATCTCAAAATATAAATTTTTAATTTATTTTCTTTTTAAAATAGCGTAGACTTCTATTACAAAACCTATCACAACAAATAACGGAGCAATTCTGATCCTTCTGATAGAAAAGATATCGTCATTCCAAGAATTGGGGTCAAATTTACCATCTACGGTATTGGCATCAGCTCCCATCATCAAAAGAAATCCAACCACAATAAATGCCAGCCCGATCAGCATCCATTTAAAGTTCTCTTTTCCGAAGTAGAATGTATTTTCCTGTGGCACTTCTGCTTCGCTTCCGAAGTCTGAAGCAGAAAATTTATTTGTTTTTTTGCTCATTTTTAAGAGTAATATAAGTCGTCAACGTTTGATTTTAAGAATCTCCATGTTGCAAAAATAGTACTTAAGACGGAAATAAAAATTCCTACTCCCAATACTAAGATTACCAACCAGAAATACTGATTATTGTCCTGTACAAAAGCGGATCCTATCTGGCTTGTAAAATAATACCAAACACCCCCTAAGGCAATAAGACCAATTACAGAACCAATAGCCCCTAAAACAATGGCTTCAATGATAAAAGGCTTAAGAATAAATCTTCTTTTTGCGCCCACCAGCTGCATCGTTTTAATAATAAATCTCTTGGAGAAAATTTTAAGACGGATAGAATTGTTAATTAACACTACAGCCAATACTAAAAACAACAATGAAAATCCAAAGATCCATTTTAAAATTCTGCTCAGGTTATTGTACACATCTACCATCAAAGTACTGTCATTCTTTACATCGATAATGCCAGGAACTGATTTTATGACTTTGATCGCTTCATCAATTTTCGCAGGATCTACATATTCAGGTTTTAAAGCAACTTCAATAGATGATGGGAAGATATTTTCTTCAAATAACGCATCACTATCAATCCCCATACTCTTTTTAGCTTCCTTTGCAGCCATGCTTCTTGAAATATAGGTTGCTTTTTTTACAGGAGCTAACGTCTGTACCTTTTTAAAAGTTTCTTCCTCTAGTTTTGCAATTTTTACAGAATCTTTAGCGTCATAATTTTCATCAAAGTAAGCGTTCACCACCAATTGTTCTTTGATATAGTCAGAATACTTCTGGGCATTAATTAAAATAAGTCCCATTAATCCTAACAAAAATAACACTAAGGCAATACTTATCACTACTGTAATATTGCTGGACCGAAGCCTTTTCTTATTAAACTCATCTACAGATTTAGCCATTAATATTAAAATTTTTGGCTAAAATAGAAAAAATCTTCCGAAATTTGGGAACGAAAAAGAGAAAATCACTGTTAATAAAATCATAAAAAACATTGAGTGTAAAAGCAAAAAAGCATCTTGGTCAACACTTTTTGACAGATGAAAACATCGCAAGAAAAATTGTAGAAGGTCTTAGTTTTGAGAACTATAATAACATCATGGAAGTAGGTCCCGGAATGGGGGTTCTTACCAAATATCTTCTTGAAAAAGATCAGAACATTTATCTTGCCGAAATTGACACGGAATCTATAGAATACCTGAAAAATAATTATTCTAAGGTTACGGAAAGTACTTTTGTAGGAGATTTCCTGAAGCAGGATTTTAATTTTATCAAAGATGAGCAGATTGCGATTATCGGGAACTTCCCGTATAATATTTCATCGCAGATATTATTCCAGATCGTTGATTATTACGAGCTGATTCCTGAAATGGTGGGAATGTTCCAGAAAGAAGTAGCTGAAAGAACCGCTGCTGTTCCAAGAACTAAAAATTATGGTATTCTTTCCGTTCTTATTCAGGCTTATTATGACGTTTCCTATATGTTTACGGTCCATGAGAATGTCTTTAATCCACCACCAAAGGTAAAATCGGGCGTTATCCGCCTTACAAGAAATCCTAAAGAAGGACTAACCGGTAATGAGATTCTTTTTAAGCAGATTGTAAAGACAGGTTTCAATCAAAGAAGAAAAAAACTCTCCAATGCATTAAAGACACTGAACATTCCTGAAGCTTTGAAAGGTCATGAATTTTTAGATAAAAGAGCAGAAGAACTTAGTGTTTCTGACTTCATCCACTTTGCTAACCTCTGGAAAGAAAACCAATAAGATATATAAAAAAACTCCTTTAATGAGGAGCTTTTATCAGTATTTCTATAAAAAGAAAGCCTTTCAGATGAAAGGCTTTCTTTTATTATATTATTCTCTGTTTTTCAACATGATCCAACCGGACCAGTTCATCTGAGTTTTAGATTTTGGATATTCATAAGTAAACTTATACCAATACGTTGCAGATGGCAATCTCTTACCCAGTAAAGTACCATCCCAAATTGGTGTTTCTTTTGTGAACCTGAACATCTCTACTCCATACCTGTCATAGATAGAACCTGTAAAGTTTTTGAACTGACCCAAAGCCTTTAGATCTAATACATCATTAATTCCATCATTATTGGGAGTAATAAAATTATTGATCTGTAAAGTAAAGAAGTCAAAAGTTCCTACACAGTGAGTTCCTACTCTTCTTACCAGAATGGTATAATTCACATTATCTAAAAGTCCAGAAAACACATTAGATTCCTGCCATGTAATTCCATTATCAATAGAATATTCCAGACTGCTTGGCGTATTATTCATTGGAGGATTTTCTGCAGTAACTGTCAGTGTTTTTTTAGATGTCTGATAATCTATTCCGGTTACATAAGGAATGGCAGCTCCTAATACTTTAGCAGAGAAGATTTTTTTACAATATCCATTATCAATTTCAACGGTATAGATTCCCCATTTCTCAACATCTATCTTTTGGGTAGTAGCTCCTGTACTCCATTTGTATTTATATTTAGGTCCGGCTCCTGCATCAAGAGTAACACGATCTCCGTCACATATTTCAACGTCTGCCAATGTACTTTTAATTTCAGGAACAACCTCAATTCTTATGGTTGCAGGATTAAGAGATTTACATCCTTTTGCTCCTATTGCATATACAGTAAATACGGTAGTCTGGTGTAGGGTAACCGTCTGCATATTGCCTGTTCCCGGGAAGTTGCTCCAAAGATAAGTATCTCCTCCTTCAGCCGTAAGTGTTACAGATTCTCCCGGGCATATCTGTATAGAAGATGTTTTCAGTTTAGCAACTGGGGTTTCTTCTTTAAGTAATTTCAACTCAACCAATTTGCTACAGAAACCTCCGTTGGAAACAACCACATATAATATCTGACCATCATTACCATTGTAGTTAAGGATATTTTGGATATAACTATTATTCTCAGCAACAGCATCCGTCTTATTTTCATAAAACTTGAATATAGCTCCCGGAGTTGTGCTAATTGTTGGTTTAATGCTACTTAAATCAAAAGTGGTAATATCCGGCGTAGTACAAAGCAGTAATGTAGCATCATTTGCCTGAGGTGTTGTCCCTCCATGAATTTCTATGGAAGCTTTACCCGGACAAGGGTTTCCAGGGACACTTACCTGAATAGTATAGGTCCCGGGTTGTGTAGCGGTAACTACATTGGTGGTAGCATTAGGAATCAAAGTTCCGTTATAAAACCACTGGTATAATAAGTTCGGATCATTTACAGAAGCGGTAAGTATCTGAGGTACATTATCACATACATTAATATCGCTAGGTAATTTTGTTCCACCAGGGCCTAAAAGATCTACGCCTATATTGAAGGATCCTCCTTCCAAAAATACTGCGGAATCATAACTATGGTCAAGATAATCAGCAATAACCATTTTGAAGTGATATTGCTGTCCTGCTACTACATCAGCTACTGCTGTAAGCGGAACCGTTCTTCCATTAAAGTTTGTTTCAATATTGGCAGTATTATACCCTCCAAAATACTGTTGATTTACAGCTCCACAAGTAGTTCCGATTGCAGGGTGAATATTGGTAATACTTACCGGTCCGGCTCCTCCCGGTAATATTGCCATGTTTGTGTAAGGGCCTCCCGATGTAGGCTTCAGTAATATAATGAAAGCATCCGCATATTTACATGGGAATGTCCCCGTATATTCTTCAGATGCAAGTAAATAATTAAATTTAATTTGAGAAGTGGTAGGAACAAAGTCAAACTCCAGAAGTACCGCGTCATTTAAATCAGCTTCCGGCACTCCAATAACCTGTGCCAAATCAGTATCCGTTCCACCACCATTGGTATCACTATTGCTGGCTTCAAAATTATTACCAGCCTTTCTTGCATATCCCGTCGAAAGAACAATTCCGTCTTTAAAAGGGAAATTAGTTGTTGCCTTATGGAAGTATCCCCAGGCTCTGTTTGCATCACCTACAGCATGATTAGGTGTGATTTTCACATTGGTTACATTAGGAGTAATACAGGTATTTGTTCCAGATGAAATCAATACATCTTTTACCAATTTTTCTATACTAAAACTGGATTCCGGGTATCCCGGAGCATTCACATCAATAAAAGCTCCGGCCTTTTTAGACTGAGCAGTCGCCTGCTTTTTCATAAATGGCCTAGGCTGATGATTCTGAGAAAACGAAAAATTCGAGATGAATAAAAAAAACAAACAAAGCGGTAGGTATCTTATCATAATATTTTTGTTTCAACAAATTTAATTTTTTTTTAAATATACCATACACATATTTATGTTTTTTATAAAAAAACTACAACATTTCAAGCAACAATACACATTTACCAATAATTAAACCGTTTTTAATAAAATGATAATTCAAATTCCAAATATAATTTATAAAATTCATCACCAATCTGGAAAATATTAAAATAACAATTAAAGTTCAATACCAAAAACAACAAAACCTTCCAAAAAAAAGGAAGGTTTTGCTGTTTATTTAATATTTATAAATAATTTTAATTTCTGTTTTTCAATAAAATCCAACCTGAACGTTGTTCCAGTTTCTTATTGGCAGGATTTTCCCACTGAACTCTATACCAGTAAGTCCCTGTAGGCAAATTAATTCCTTTTAGAGATCCTCGCCATATAACGTCTCCTTTTGTTGCCTTGAAAACCTCAGCTCCATACCTATCAAAAATAGAAGCTGCAAAATCCTTATATCCACTGATTCCACTAAAATCTATGGTGTCATTTATCCCATCCATATTAGGAGTAATGGCATTGCTGAGTACAAAGGTGAAATAATCTATTGAAGTTCCACATTTTGCATTTTTTACTCTAACCATTAAATGATACATTGTATTATCCAGAACTCCATTAAACACATTTGAGCTTTGCCAGGTCACTCCATTATTAATAGAGTATTCTAAGGTACCTCCTGTTGGGTTACTCGCTGTAAGTGTTAATATATTCTTATCATATACAACATTAATAATTTCAGGAAGATCAGGATTGATAAGCTGTGCAGTAAAGACTTTAGAACATACTCCGTTACTAATTGTTACAGAATAAGTTCCTGCAACTTTTGTAGTAATCGTCTGGGTAGTAGCTCCCGTATTCCATAGGTAGGTATAATTTGGCCCTGCTCCTGCATCAAGAATTCCATTATCTCCAGCACATACATATACATTTTCTAATGTAGACACAATAGCAGGAACTACTTCAATTTTCACTTTAGCAGCAACAAGAGAACTACACCCGTTTCCTCCCAGTGCAAATACAGAATATTCTGTAGTGATTGTAGGAGTTACTACCTGCGTATCTCCATTCCCGGCAAGACCTACCCAATTATAAGTAATTCCACCTGTAGCGGTAAGAGTAACAGATTCACCGGCACATATTTTCATTTTATCCGCTGAAACTCCCGCTATTGGAGGTCCTACCTGAACTACAACAGTTGCCGGTGTAGCAGAAGGGCATCCATTAGCTCCTATAGCAGTTACGGTATATGTCGTAGTAACTGTTGGAGATACAGTTTGTGTATTTCCGGTACCTGTAAGCCCATTCCCCCAAGCATAGGTAGTCCCACCAGAGGCAGTTAAAACTACTGATTCCCCCTCACATATACGAGAATGAGACGATACAAGCGCTGCAACCGGTGCTACTTTATCCTGAGTTACTGTTACCGTGGAATTATAGGAACAACTCAGATTTCCAGGCTGAAACACATTGGCAACAGTCAATGTATAAGTTCCGCCTGCACTCACGACTGGGGTAAGTGTATTAGCCCCTGACACGATATTACCTCCAACTGTAGTCCAGGTAATTGTAGATCCAGCTGGCAGTACAGAAGCTGATGCATTAAGTGTAATTTGAGGAGTTGTACAGGTAATAGTCTGCGGTGCTGCAATTGTCAGGGTTGTTTCTGCTGTTCTCAATAATTGTAGAGAAACTACATAGCTACAACCGCCGTTGCTAACCCTTACATAGATTGTCTGATTTGCTGAAGTAGGTGAATATGTTGTAGGAGCTGCAATAGAATTAGCATTACCGGCATTAGCATCAGCCTGAATTACATAATAGGTAAATGTTACCCCTGTGGCTGTAGTAATTTGTCCTTCCGATTCTTTAAGGTTATAGGTTAATCCTGGCTGATAACACTTATGTAGAATTGCATTTTGTGCGGTAAAGGGTTCTGACACTTCTATAGTAAGCGTTGCAGGTGTAGCAGAAGCACATCCGTTAGCACCAATAGCAGTCACAGTATATGTTGTAGTAACTGTTGGTGATACAGTTTGTGTATTTCCATTTCCCGGAAGACCTCCTCCCCAATTATATGTTGCTCCTCCTGAAGCTGTTAATGTCATAGATTCTCCTTTACAAATCTTTAATTTAGGAGCTGTAAGGGATGGATTGGGTGGCGCACTGTTTCCCGTCACCGTTACTGTTGCAGTCGCTGTACAGTTGATATTTCCAGGCTGATATACCTGTGATATCGTTAATGTATATGTTCCCGGTGCATTAATTACAGGATTTAGCGTATTTCCTCCTGAAACAATATTTCCTCCTGTAGTAGTCCAGCTAAATGTAGCCCCCGTAGGATAAACTGAAGCCGAAGCATCC
This Chryseobacterium sp. G0162 DNA region includes the following protein-coding sequences:
- a CDS encoding undecaprenyl-diphosphate phosphatase gives rise to the protein MDLIKAIIIAIVEGLTEYLPISSTAHMGFTANLLGMPDDEFLKMFQVSIQFGAILSVVVAYWKKFFDLNNIQFYFKLAFAVVPALVLGYLFDDKIEAVLGNQIAISSVLVLGGVVLLFADKWFKNPKIDDEKGITIRKAVTIGFWQCLAMMPGTSRSAASIIGGMTQGLTRKAAAEFSFFLAVPTMLAVTVYSVFVKTWGKETANPQKGYEMIMASQDHIMIFVIGNVVAFIVALIAIKAFIGVLNKYGFRPWGWYRIFVGIALLIYFYFFK
- the rsmA gene encoding 16S rRNA (adenine(1518)-N(6)/adenine(1519)-N(6))-dimethyltransferase RsmA, giving the protein MSVKAKKHLGQHFLTDENIARKIVEGLSFENYNNIMEVGPGMGVLTKYLLEKDQNIYLAEIDTESIEYLKNNYSKVTESTFVGDFLKQDFNFIKDEQIAIIGNFPYNISSQILFQIVDYYELIPEMVGMFQKEVAERTAAVPRTKNYGILSVLIQAYYDVSYMFTVHENVFNPPPKVKSGVIRLTRNPKEGLTGNEILFKQIVKTGFNQRRKKLSNALKTLNIPEALKGHEFLDKRAEELSVSDFIHFANLWKENQ
- a CDS encoding DUF3098 domain-containing protein; the protein is MSKKTNKFSASDFGSEAEVPQENTFYFGKENFKWMLIGLAFIVVGFLLMMGADANTVDGKFDPNSWNDDIFSIRRIRIAPLFVVIGFVIEVYAILKRK
- a CDS encoding cell division protein FtsX, with product MAKSVDEFNKKRLRSSNITVVISIALVLFLLGLMGLILINAQKYSDYIKEQLVVNAYFDENYDAKDSVKIAKLEEETFKKVQTLAPVKKATYISRSMAAKEAKKSMGIDSDALFEENIFPSSIEVALKPEYVDPAKIDEAIKVIKSVPGIIDVKNDSTLMVDVYNNLSRILKWIFGFSLLFLVLAVVLINNSIRLKIFSKRFIIKTMQLVGAKRRFILKPFIIEAIVLGAIGSVIGLIALGGVWYYFTSQIGSAFVQDNNQYFWLVILVLGVGIFISVLSTIFATWRFLKSNVDDLYYS
- a CDS encoding choice-of-anchor L domain-containing protein, with protein sequence MKKQATAQSKKAGAFIDVNAPGYPESSFSIEKLVKDVLISSGTNTCITPNVTNVKITPNHAVGDANRAWGYFHKATTNFPFKDGIVLSTGYARKAGNNFEASNSDTNGGGTDTDLAQVIGVPEADLNDAVLLEFDFVPTTSQIKFNYLLASEEYTGTFPCKYADAFIILLKPTSGGPYTNMAILPGGAGPVSITNIHPAIGTTCGAVNQQYFGGYNTANIETNFNGRTVPLTAVADVVAGQQYHFKMVIADYLDHSYDSAVFLEGGSFNIGVDLLGPGGTKLPSDINVCDNVPQILTASVNDPNLLYQWFYNGTLIPNATTNVVTATQPGTYTIQVSVPGNPCPGKASIEIHGGTTPQANDATLLLCTTPDITTFDLSSIKPTISTTPGAIFKFYENKTDAVAENNSYIQNILNYNGNDGQILYVVVSNGGFCSKLVELKLLKEETPVAKLKTSSIQICPGESVTLTAEGGDTYLWSNFPGTGNMQTVTLHQTTVFTVYAIGAKGCKSLNPATIRIEVVPEIKSTLADVEICDGDRVTLDAGAGPKYKYKWSTGATTQKIDVEKWGIYTVEIDNGYCKKIFSAKVLGAAIPYVTGIDYQTSKKTLTVTAENPPMNNTPSSLEYSIDNGITWQESNVFSGLLDNVNYTILVRRVGTHCVGTFDFFTLQINNFITPNNDGINDVLDLKALGQFKNFTGSIYDRYGVEMFRFTKETPIWDGTLLGKRLPSATYWYKFTYEYPKSKTQMNWSGWIMLKNRE